Proteins co-encoded in one Salvia splendens isolate huo1 chromosome 4, SspV2, whole genome shotgun sequence genomic window:
- the LOC121798411 gene encoding protein ESSENTIAL FOR POTEXVIRUS ACCUMULATION 1-like isoform X4 has translation MAESKLDLPEDLIGSRPSDQSWISKASTGNDEDKGLVGLLDESKDQVASESIPLSPQWLYAKPNELKMQEARGPSSLSLGSSADLNQKEVWRSDAPEDKKDWRRIAPEPDSGRRWREEERETGLLGVGRRERRKIDRRTDIAPGREPTDNRSLPATDRWHEANNRSAGHETRRDSKWSLRWGPDDKEKDSRVEKRTDMDKEESQNENQSFVSNSRSGPERETDSRDKWRPRHRMEGNPAGSGQRSAPGFGPERGRVDGSNVGFTVGRGRSSASTGRPSSASPIGAAQYDKNGEFVYPRGKLLDIYRRQKLETSLALVPDNFEEVPPISQSEAVEPLAFVAPDAEEEAVLSDIWKGKITSSGASYSAFKKGSSGDSFSEVADIEFSNGRQVSFSADVTEDVPDNFEKKSSDIHEASAGSIFFSTSSKAAKTADHEEQYDFSETMNGKELDIGHLQAQNGAQFGELHLKVAGPAVNQHPSFDIIQSASPFDVNDELRESNSLLHVQTPERFWDGGLHKTGSKPNEYQLDRGIPPEELSLYYRDPQGEIQGPFLGVDIISWFEQGFFGADLPVRFEDAPDELPFLELGDVMPHLKFGHEYGSGTELGSNLENSAVMEGASETCVQSGVPVPESISSTVVDGPSWQLHDFDKIPAHHGQSNVPESHRHLSQHMYSQGKDFSDFCAQDEEIVFPGRPGSGGGAIGKISRGYGEPTTNSGNQSYLLNEMTDSGVSNQNDNKMNQFSLLWSELESTQTSSEQAPPFSGGVQEKLASAGPGRLSPFSSIVNQVHNPEAWNDAHGSSSRSYSNLYQDVVDGRRSSRMEKEYNQFDLAEKLLPQHLQPHDVMPSHNTHMNDLMLEGGPAFKLMHHKQLANQMGQDLEHILALQQQQRQLQLQQQQQMQQQEQFHQQQMLLKEQQQSQARQALLEHLLQSQMRESGRGQPRIDSLRPNAALEQALMKQQILNDRQRSQFPSRHSDPSLEQLIQAKFGQVSHQGNQNDLMELLSRGRHGQIHPLDQHIIQHDQLHGRQLTLGLRQRLEMEERTINPGWSLDEASQFHRNPATSNRAITTGFGPLDLFSQQIPPPEEHLSLLDTDLSVQERLQHGLYEPGMLPFERSMSLPVGPAGVNRDIVNSLARAQGLEMQEQILRMQSNDQGGGFSSGMFSHHTNHPLHPNQFHDSRMDATEGHWSENNGQFPNDWIESRVQQHLHNERQRRELDVKRNTEDPSLWMSAGTNDDSSKRLLMELLQQKTGQTSSEHFDMINGLPNDRRPPSGVPPHSRPLEGISNVLEISGLPYKGGGMVATAIDENSQGIISDVQEDISEQAGLTFADRVEMPVNFLSRNKSLGSAGFQNIKIGSDDSVSENAAKDRLRSSSSKGPENVLLRRPPVSRAASSQESLSDLHVDTVRGKSVSSTVTSDGVRREAGATTVGNVEAASRRDVQFRRTSSCNDADVLETSFSDMLKSSTKKPTPHETHASAATPEPLDGALGARNKKKGKKGRQIDPALLGFKVTSNRIMMGEIQRVED, from the exons ATGGCGGAAAGTAAGCTAGATCTTCCTGAGGATCTCATCGGTTCGAGGCCGTCCGATCAATCGTGGATTTCGAAAG CCTCCACTGGAAATGATGAGGACAAAGGGTTGGTGGGATTACTGGATGAGTCAAAGG accaagtagCTTCTGAGAGCATTCCGCTGTCTCCACAGTGGTTGTATGCAAAGCCAAATGAACTAAAGATG CAGGAAGCCCGTGGCCCAAGTTCTCTGTCCCTTGGCAGCTCTGCTGATTTGAACCAAAAAGAGGTTTGGCGCTCAGATGCCCCTGAGGACAAAAAAGATTGGAGAAGGATTGCTCCTGAACCCGACAGTGGTCGCCGCTGGCGCGAAGAAGAAAGGGAAACTGGACTGCTTGGGGTTGGGCGAAGGGAGCGCAGGAAGATAGATAGAAGGACTGACATTGCTCCGGGCAGAGAACCTACTGATAACAGATCTTTGCCTGCAACTGACAGGTGGCATGAAGCTAATAATCGCAGTGCTGGCCATGAAACAAGGCGTGATAGCAAATGGTCTTTGAGGTGGGGTCCTGATGACAAAGAAAAGGATTCTCGAGTGGAGAAAAGGACAGATATGGATAAGGAAGAGTCCCAGAATGAAAATCAATCATTTGTCTCAAATAGTCGTTCTGGTCCTGAGCGTGAAACAGATTCTCGTGATAAGTGGAGACCTCGGCACAGGATGGAGGGGAATCCTGCTGGATCTGGTCAACGGTCTGCGCCTGGATTTGGACCTGAAAGGGGAAGAGTTGATGGTTCAAATGTGGGCTTTACTGTAGGGCGCGGTAGGTCCTCTGCTTCCACTGGAAGACCATCGTCTGCTTCTCCAATTGGTGCTGCTCAGTATGACAAAAATGGAGAATTTGTTTACCCTAGAGGCAAACTACTTGACATATATCGTAGGCAAAAGCTGGAGACATCTCTTGCCCTTGTGCCGGACAATTTTGAGGAAGTACCCCCAATATCTCAATCAGAGGCTGTGGAACCTTTAGCGTTTGTTGCACCGGATGCTGAGGAGGAG GCTGTACTGAGTGACATATGGAAGGGTAAAATAACTAGCAGTGGAGCCTCATACAGCGCATTTAAGAAAGGCAGCTCTGGTGATAGCTTTTCAG AAGTGGCAGACATTGAATTCTCCAATGGAAGACAGGTTTCCTTCTCTGCTGATGTCACTGAAGATGTACCAGATAACTTTGAGAAAAAATCATCTGATATTCATGAAGCTAGTGCTGGCAGCATATTCTTCAGCACTTCATCGAAAGCAG CGAAAACTGCTGATCATGAAGAACAATATGATTTTTCAGAGACTATGAATGGGAAAGAGCTGGATATTGGCCACCTGCAAGCTCAAAATGGTGCTCAATTTGGTGAATTGCATCTTAAGGTTGCAGGTCCTGCTGTCAACCAGCATCCTtcgtttgacattatccaatcTGCCTCACCGTTTGATGTAAACGATGAACTCCGTGAATCAAACTCCCTTTTGCATGTTCAAACACCAGAGCGATTCTGGGATGGCGGGCTGCACAAGACTGGTAGCAAGCCCAATGAGTATCAGCTGGATAGAGGAATCCCTCCAGAGGAATTGAGTTTGTATTACCGGGATCCGCAAGGGGAAATACAGGGACCTTTTCTTGGGGTGGACATAATTTCATGGTTTGAGCAAGGGTTTTTTGGGGCTGATTTACCTGTTCGTTTTGAAGATGCACCTGATGAATTGCCCTTCCTGGAATTGGGAGATGTTATGCCTCATTTAAAATTTGGACATGAGTATGGTAGTGGAACTGAATTGGGCTCCAATTTAGAAAATTCAGCTGTAATGGAGGGTGCATCTGAAACATGTGTACAATCTGGTGTTCCAGTTCCTGAATCTATTTCTTCCACTGTAGTGGATGGACCCAGCTGGCAGTTAcatgattttgataaaattcCTGCACATCATGGGCAGTCAAATGTACCTGAGAGTCATCGTCATCTGTCACAACACATGTACTCTCAGGGAAAAGATTTCAGTGATTTTTGTGCCCAAGATGAAG AAATTGTGTTTCCTGGGAGAcctggtagtggtggtggtgctATAGGGAAGATATCAAGAGGATATGGTGAACCCACGACAAATAGTGGGAACCAGTCTTATCTTCTTAATGAAATGACAGACTCTGGTGTGTCAAATCAGAATGACAATAAGATGAATCAGTTTAGTTTGTTATGGTCTGAACTTGAAAGTACACAGACAAGTAGTGAACAGGCACCTCCGTTCAGTGGCGGTGTGCAGGAGAAACTTGCAAGTGCAGGACCTGGTAGACTTTCTCCTTTCAGTAGCATAGTTAATCAGGTGCACAACCCAGAAGCATGGAATGATGCTCATGGCAGCAGCTCACGGTCTTATTCCAACTTGTATCAAGATGTCGTGGATGGTCGTCGTTCTTCTAGAATGGAGAAAGAATATAATCAATTTGATTTAGCAGAGAAGCTATTGCCACAGCATCTTCAGCCACATGACGTGATGCCTTCACATAATACTCACATGAATGATTTAATGCTAGAAGGGGGCCCTGCTTTTAAGTTGATGCACCACAAACAGCTTGCTAATCAAATGGGCCAAGATTTGGAACATATATTGGCCCTTCAGCAGCAGCAGAGGCAGCTCCAACTTCAACAACAGCAGCAGATGCAGCAACAAGAGCAGTTCCATCAACAGCAAATGTTGTTGAAAGAGCAACAGCAGTCTCAGGCCAGACAGGCTCTTCTTGAACATTTGCTGCAGAGTCAAATGCGTGAGTCAGGTCGAGGACAGCCACGTATTGATTCTCTTCGACCCAATGCTGCTCTTGAACAGGCTTTGATGAAGCAGCAGATTCTTAATGATCGGCAACGCTCCCAATTTCCTTCAAGGCATTCAGATCCATCCCTTGAGCAGCTTATTCAAGCAAAATTTGGTCAAGTGTCTCATCAAGGGAATCAAAATGATTTAATGGAGCTTTTGTCGCGCGGAAGGCATGGGCAGATTCACCCCCTGGATCAACATATCATTCAGCATGATCAGCTTCATGGGAGGCAGTTGACTTTGGGGCTAAGGCAGCGATTGGAAATGGAAGAAAGGACAATCAACCCTGGTTGGTCGCTTGATGAAGCTAGTCAGTTCCACAGAAATCCTGCTACCTCTAATAGAGCTATCACTACTGGTTTTGGCCCATTGGACTTATTTTCCCAACAAATTCCTCCGCCTGAGGAGCATCTTAGCCTTCTTGACACGGACCTTTCCGTACAGGAGCGACTCCAACATGGTCTTTATGAACCTGGAATGTTGCCTTTTGAGCGGTCAATGTCATTGCCTGTAGGTCCTGCTGGGGTAAATCGTGATATTGTGAATTCATTGGCTCGTGCGCAAGGCCTAGAAATGCAGGAGCAGATTTTACGAATGCAGTCTAATGATCAAGGTGGAGGATTCTCGTCTGGCATGTTTTCTCATCATACAAACCACCCATTGCATCCCAATCAATTTCATGATTCACGAATGGATGCAACCGAGGGCCATTGGTCTGAGAATAATGGTCAGTTTCCAAATGATTGGATAGAGTCGAGAGTTCAACAACACCTTCATAATGAAAGACAGAGGAGAGAATTAGATGTCAAGAGAAATACTGAAGACCCTAGTTTGTGGATGTCAGCTGGAACAAATGATGACAGTTCAAAGCGTTTGCTTATGGAGCTACTACAGCAGAAAACTGGTCAAACATCAAGTGAACACTTTGATATGATTAATGGATTACCAAATGACCGAAGGCCACCTTCAG GTGTGCCACCCCATAGTCGACCATTGGAGGGGATAAGCAATGTCCTGGAAATTAGTGGATTACCTTATAAAGGTGGAGGAATGGTTGCTACTGCTATTGATGAGAACTCTCAG GGAATAATTTCCGATGTTCAAGAAGACATAAGTGAGCAGGCTGGTTTGACATTTGCTGACAGAGTGGAAATGCCAGTCAATTTCCTAAGCAGAAATAAGTCACTTGGCTCTGCTG GTTTTCAGAACATCAAGATTGGATCAGATGATTCCGTTTCGGAGAATGCTGCTAAGGATAG GTTGCGATCTTCCAGTTCTAAAGGACCAGAGAATGTATTGCTGAGGCGTCCACCTGTATCACGAGCTGCATCTTCTCAGGAATCACTGTCGGACCTGCATGTTGACACAGTCAGAGGGAAAAGTGTCTCAAGTACTGTAACTTCGGATG GAGTGAGACGGGAGGCAGGAGCTACCACTGTAGGAAATGTAGAGGCGGCTAGCAGAAGAGATGTACAGTTCCGACGAACATCATCCTGTAATGATGCTGATGTATTGGAAACATCATTCAGTGATATGCTTAAAAGCAGCACTAAGAAGCCAACACCTCATGAAACTCATGCTTCAGCAGCAACTCCAGAGCCCCTAGATGGGGCGTTGGGGGCTCGGAACAAAAAGAAGGGTAAGAAAGGTAGACAGATTGATCCTGCACTCCTTGGTTTCAAAGTCACTAGCAATCGGATCATGATGGGTGAAATTCAGCGGGTAGAAGATTAA
- the LOC121798411 gene encoding protein ESSENTIAL FOR POTEXVIRUS ACCUMULATION 1-like isoform X1 — translation MAESKLDLPEDLIGSRPSDQSWISKASTGNDEDKGLVGLLDESKDQVASESIPLSPQWLYAKPNELKMQEARGPSSLSLGSSADLNQKEVWRSDAPEDKKDWRRIAPEPDSGRRWREEERETGLLGVGRRERRKIDRRTDIAPGREPTDNRSLPATDRWHEANNRSAGHETRRDSKWSLRWGPDDKEKDSRVEKRTDMDKEESQNENQSFVSNSRSGPERETDSRDKWRPRHRMEGNPAGSGQRSAPGFGPERGRVDGSNVGFTVGRGRSSASTGRPSSASPIGAAQYDKNGEFVYPRGKLLDIYRRQKLETSLALVPDNFEEVPPISQSEAVEPLAFVAPDAEEEAVLSDIWKGKITSSGASYSAFKKGSSGDSFSEVADIEFSNGRQVSFSADVTEDVPDNFEKKSSDIHEASAGSIFFSTSSKAAKTADHEEQYDFSETMNGKELDIGHLQAQNGAQFGELHLKVAGPAVNQHPSFDIIQSASPFDVNDELRESNSLLHVQTPERFWDGGLHKTGSKPNEYQLDRGIPPEELSLYYRDPQGEIQGPFLGVDIISWFEQGFFGADLPVRFEDAPDELPFLELGDVMPHLKFGHEYGSGTELGSNLENSAVMEGASETCVQSGVPVPESISSTVVDGPSWQLHDFDKIPAHHGQSNVPESHRHLSQHMYSQGKDFSDFCAQDEEIVFPGRPGSGGGAIGKISRGYGEPTTNSGNQSYLLNEMTDSGVSNQNDNKMNQFSLLWSELESTQTSSEQAPPFSGGVQEKLASAGPGRLSPFSSIVNQVHNPEAWNDAHGSSSRSYSNLYQDVVDGRRSSRMEKEYNQFDLAEKLLPQHLQPHDVMPSHNTHMNDLMLEGGPAFKLMHHKQLANQMGQDLEHILALQQQQRQLQLQQQQQMQQQEQFHQQQMLLKEQQQSQARQALLEHLLQSQMRESGRGQPRIDSLRPNAALEQALMKQQILNDRQRSQFPSRHSDPSLEQLIQAKFGQVSHQGNQNDLMELLSRGRHGQIHPLDQHIIQHDQLHGRQLTLGLRQRLEMEERTINPGWSLDEASQFHRNPATSNRAITTGFGPLDLFSQQIPPPEEHLSLLDTDLSVQERLQHGLYEPGMLPFERSMSLPVGPAGVNRDIVNSLARAQGLEMQEQILRMQSNDQGGGFSSGMFSHHTNHPLHPNQFHDSRMDATEGHWSENNGQFPNDWIESRVQQHLHNERQRRELDVKRNTEDPSLWMSAGTNDDSSKRLLMELLQQKTGQTSSEHFDMINGLPNDRRPPSGHHSGSMSNQSFVAISEQESGIGNSSPIGSYGSDSGVPPHSRPLEGISNVLEISGLPYKGGGMVATAIDENSQGIISDVQEDISEQAGLTFADRVEMPVNFLSRNKSLGSAGFQNIKIGSDDSVSENAAKDRLRSSSSKGPENVLLRRPPVSRAASSQESLSDLHVDTVRGKSVSSTVTSDGVRREAGATTVGNVEAASRRDVQFRRTSSCNDADVLETSFSDMLKSSTKKPTPHETHASAATPEPLDGALGARNKKKGKKGRQIDPALLGFKVTSNRIMMGEIQRVED, via the exons ATGGCGGAAAGTAAGCTAGATCTTCCTGAGGATCTCATCGGTTCGAGGCCGTCCGATCAATCGTGGATTTCGAAAG CCTCCACTGGAAATGATGAGGACAAAGGGTTGGTGGGATTACTGGATGAGTCAAAGG accaagtagCTTCTGAGAGCATTCCGCTGTCTCCACAGTGGTTGTATGCAAAGCCAAATGAACTAAAGATG CAGGAAGCCCGTGGCCCAAGTTCTCTGTCCCTTGGCAGCTCTGCTGATTTGAACCAAAAAGAGGTTTGGCGCTCAGATGCCCCTGAGGACAAAAAAGATTGGAGAAGGATTGCTCCTGAACCCGACAGTGGTCGCCGCTGGCGCGAAGAAGAAAGGGAAACTGGACTGCTTGGGGTTGGGCGAAGGGAGCGCAGGAAGATAGATAGAAGGACTGACATTGCTCCGGGCAGAGAACCTACTGATAACAGATCTTTGCCTGCAACTGACAGGTGGCATGAAGCTAATAATCGCAGTGCTGGCCATGAAACAAGGCGTGATAGCAAATGGTCTTTGAGGTGGGGTCCTGATGACAAAGAAAAGGATTCTCGAGTGGAGAAAAGGACAGATATGGATAAGGAAGAGTCCCAGAATGAAAATCAATCATTTGTCTCAAATAGTCGTTCTGGTCCTGAGCGTGAAACAGATTCTCGTGATAAGTGGAGACCTCGGCACAGGATGGAGGGGAATCCTGCTGGATCTGGTCAACGGTCTGCGCCTGGATTTGGACCTGAAAGGGGAAGAGTTGATGGTTCAAATGTGGGCTTTACTGTAGGGCGCGGTAGGTCCTCTGCTTCCACTGGAAGACCATCGTCTGCTTCTCCAATTGGTGCTGCTCAGTATGACAAAAATGGAGAATTTGTTTACCCTAGAGGCAAACTACTTGACATATATCGTAGGCAAAAGCTGGAGACATCTCTTGCCCTTGTGCCGGACAATTTTGAGGAAGTACCCCCAATATCTCAATCAGAGGCTGTGGAACCTTTAGCGTTTGTTGCACCGGATGCTGAGGAGGAG GCTGTACTGAGTGACATATGGAAGGGTAAAATAACTAGCAGTGGAGCCTCATACAGCGCATTTAAGAAAGGCAGCTCTGGTGATAGCTTTTCAG AAGTGGCAGACATTGAATTCTCCAATGGAAGACAGGTTTCCTTCTCTGCTGATGTCACTGAAGATGTACCAGATAACTTTGAGAAAAAATCATCTGATATTCATGAAGCTAGTGCTGGCAGCATATTCTTCAGCACTTCATCGAAAGCAG CGAAAACTGCTGATCATGAAGAACAATATGATTTTTCAGAGACTATGAATGGGAAAGAGCTGGATATTGGCCACCTGCAAGCTCAAAATGGTGCTCAATTTGGTGAATTGCATCTTAAGGTTGCAGGTCCTGCTGTCAACCAGCATCCTtcgtttgacattatccaatcTGCCTCACCGTTTGATGTAAACGATGAACTCCGTGAATCAAACTCCCTTTTGCATGTTCAAACACCAGAGCGATTCTGGGATGGCGGGCTGCACAAGACTGGTAGCAAGCCCAATGAGTATCAGCTGGATAGAGGAATCCCTCCAGAGGAATTGAGTTTGTATTACCGGGATCCGCAAGGGGAAATACAGGGACCTTTTCTTGGGGTGGACATAATTTCATGGTTTGAGCAAGGGTTTTTTGGGGCTGATTTACCTGTTCGTTTTGAAGATGCACCTGATGAATTGCCCTTCCTGGAATTGGGAGATGTTATGCCTCATTTAAAATTTGGACATGAGTATGGTAGTGGAACTGAATTGGGCTCCAATTTAGAAAATTCAGCTGTAATGGAGGGTGCATCTGAAACATGTGTACAATCTGGTGTTCCAGTTCCTGAATCTATTTCTTCCACTGTAGTGGATGGACCCAGCTGGCAGTTAcatgattttgataaaattcCTGCACATCATGGGCAGTCAAATGTACCTGAGAGTCATCGTCATCTGTCACAACACATGTACTCTCAGGGAAAAGATTTCAGTGATTTTTGTGCCCAAGATGAAG AAATTGTGTTTCCTGGGAGAcctggtagtggtggtggtgctATAGGGAAGATATCAAGAGGATATGGTGAACCCACGACAAATAGTGGGAACCAGTCTTATCTTCTTAATGAAATGACAGACTCTGGTGTGTCAAATCAGAATGACAATAAGATGAATCAGTTTAGTTTGTTATGGTCTGAACTTGAAAGTACACAGACAAGTAGTGAACAGGCACCTCCGTTCAGTGGCGGTGTGCAGGAGAAACTTGCAAGTGCAGGACCTGGTAGACTTTCTCCTTTCAGTAGCATAGTTAATCAGGTGCACAACCCAGAAGCATGGAATGATGCTCATGGCAGCAGCTCACGGTCTTATTCCAACTTGTATCAAGATGTCGTGGATGGTCGTCGTTCTTCTAGAATGGAGAAAGAATATAATCAATTTGATTTAGCAGAGAAGCTATTGCCACAGCATCTTCAGCCACATGACGTGATGCCTTCACATAATACTCACATGAATGATTTAATGCTAGAAGGGGGCCCTGCTTTTAAGTTGATGCACCACAAACAGCTTGCTAATCAAATGGGCCAAGATTTGGAACATATATTGGCCCTTCAGCAGCAGCAGAGGCAGCTCCAACTTCAACAACAGCAGCAGATGCAGCAACAAGAGCAGTTCCATCAACAGCAAATGTTGTTGAAAGAGCAACAGCAGTCTCAGGCCAGACAGGCTCTTCTTGAACATTTGCTGCAGAGTCAAATGCGTGAGTCAGGTCGAGGACAGCCACGTATTGATTCTCTTCGACCCAATGCTGCTCTTGAACAGGCTTTGATGAAGCAGCAGATTCTTAATGATCGGCAACGCTCCCAATTTCCTTCAAGGCATTCAGATCCATCCCTTGAGCAGCTTATTCAAGCAAAATTTGGTCAAGTGTCTCATCAAGGGAATCAAAATGATTTAATGGAGCTTTTGTCGCGCGGAAGGCATGGGCAGATTCACCCCCTGGATCAACATATCATTCAGCATGATCAGCTTCATGGGAGGCAGTTGACTTTGGGGCTAAGGCAGCGATTGGAAATGGAAGAAAGGACAATCAACCCTGGTTGGTCGCTTGATGAAGCTAGTCAGTTCCACAGAAATCCTGCTACCTCTAATAGAGCTATCACTACTGGTTTTGGCCCATTGGACTTATTTTCCCAACAAATTCCTCCGCCTGAGGAGCATCTTAGCCTTCTTGACACGGACCTTTCCGTACAGGAGCGACTCCAACATGGTCTTTATGAACCTGGAATGTTGCCTTTTGAGCGGTCAATGTCATTGCCTGTAGGTCCTGCTGGGGTAAATCGTGATATTGTGAATTCATTGGCTCGTGCGCAAGGCCTAGAAATGCAGGAGCAGATTTTACGAATGCAGTCTAATGATCAAGGTGGAGGATTCTCGTCTGGCATGTTTTCTCATCATACAAACCACCCATTGCATCCCAATCAATTTCATGATTCACGAATGGATGCAACCGAGGGCCATTGGTCTGAGAATAATGGTCAGTTTCCAAATGATTGGATAGAGTCGAGAGTTCAACAACACCTTCATAATGAAAGACAGAGGAGAGAATTAGATGTCAAGAGAAATACTGAAGACCCTAGTTTGTGGATGTCAGCTGGAACAAATGATGACAGTTCAAAGCGTTTGCTTATGGAGCTACTACAGCAGAAAACTGGTCAAACATCAAGTGAACACTTTGATATGATTAATGGATTACCAAATGACCGAAGGCCACCTTCAGGTCATCATTCTGGGAGCATGTCAAACCAGTCATTCGTCGCTATTTCAGAACAAGAATCTGGTATTGGTAACTCATCCCCTATTGGTTCTTATGGTTCTGATTCAGGTGTGCCACCCCATAGTCGACCATTGGAGGGGATAAGCAATGTCCTGGAAATTAGTGGATTACCTTATAAAGGTGGAGGAATGGTTGCTACTGCTATTGATGAGAACTCTCAG GGAATAATTTCCGATGTTCAAGAAGACATAAGTGAGCAGGCTGGTTTGACATTTGCTGACAGAGTGGAAATGCCAGTCAATTTCCTAAGCAGAAATAAGTCACTTGGCTCTGCTG GTTTTCAGAACATCAAGATTGGATCAGATGATTCCGTTTCGGAGAATGCTGCTAAGGATAG GTTGCGATCTTCCAGTTCTAAAGGACCAGAGAATGTATTGCTGAGGCGTCCACCTGTATCACGAGCTGCATCTTCTCAGGAATCACTGTCGGACCTGCATGTTGACACAGTCAGAGGGAAAAGTGTCTCAAGTACTGTAACTTCGGATG GAGTGAGACGGGAGGCAGGAGCTACCACTGTAGGAAATGTAGAGGCGGCTAGCAGAAGAGATGTACAGTTCCGACGAACATCATCCTGTAATGATGCTGATGTATTGGAAACATCATTCAGTGATATGCTTAAAAGCAGCACTAAGAAGCCAACACCTCATGAAACTCATGCTTCAGCAGCAACTCCAGAGCCCCTAGATGGGGCGTTGGGGGCTCGGAACAAAAAGAAGGGTAAGAAAGGTAGACAGATTGATCCTGCACTCCTTGGTTTCAAAGTCACTAGCAATCGGATCATGATGGGTGAAATTCAGCGGGTAGAAGATTAA